The Acidobacteriota bacterium genome includes the window TCGTCGGTATAGTGCCAGTGCCGGATGCCGTGCTCACCCATCTTCCAGCAAAGATAGGCATCCCGACCGCCGATCAGGGTAGGGAAGTCGATCAAGCCGATGTCGAGATCTTTAATGAGTACTCCGTACTCCTGTACAACTTCGATATGCTCGCGCAACCGTTCGAGCGCGTTCTCCTTGCGCTTTTTTATCGCCAGCGCTTCGGGTAAATCCACCCGAACACCGCCCATGCGAACAATGCGCTCGATCAACTTCGCCTGCTCGCGGCCCGCTTCATCCAGGAGCTGCTTGCAATCGATGGCAGCTTGCAGCAGCCCTGCGATCTCGGGCAACAATTCTTCAGCTTGGCGCAAATCAAAATGGTTCTCCGGCATGATTTCTTCACCGTCTCCAGAGCAGATTTTCCTGTGGGGCTCGACCAGCGCGAATAGGAGAAGCGTCAGCCTTACCTAGGATCATACTATCATCATAAAGGCGGACAGT containing:
- a CDS encoding DUF2203 family protein; translation: MPENHFDLRQAEELLPEIAGLLQAAIDCKQLLDEAGREQAKLIERIVRMGGVRVDLPEALAIKKRKENALERLREHIEVVQEYGVLIKDLDIGLIDFPTLIGGRDAYLCWKMGEHGIRHWHYTDEGFASRKPLDDKLIHARQRRTNQ